A genomic segment from Halogeometricum sp. S3BR5-2 encodes:
- a CDS encoding translation initiation factor IF-6: MLRTSFAGSAYVGVFACATDDVLLVRPDAEDDVVDPIADELGVPAVKTTVGGSGTVGALATGNANGVLVSARATEREKETIEDAAGVPVSELPGRINAAGNVVLANDAGAYVHPDFSDEAVAAVEDALDVPAERGDLADVRTVGTAAVATNEGVLCHPKSREPELEALEELLDVRADIGTVNYGAPLVGSGLVATETGYVVGEETTGPELGRIEETLGYLD, encoded by the coding sequence GTGCTCCGCACCTCCTTCGCTGGCTCGGCGTACGTCGGCGTCTTCGCCTGCGCGACCGACGACGTGCTGTTGGTCCGCCCCGACGCCGAGGACGACGTCGTCGACCCGATAGCGGACGAACTCGGCGTGCCCGCGGTGAAGACCACCGTCGGCGGGTCGGGGACCGTCGGCGCCCTCGCGACGGGCAACGCCAACGGCGTCCTCGTCTCCGCGCGCGCGACCGAGCGAGAGAAGGAGACCATCGAGGACGCCGCCGGCGTCCCCGTCTCGGAGCTTCCCGGCCGCATCAACGCCGCCGGGAACGTGGTCTTAGCGAACGACGCGGGTGCGTACGTCCACCCGGACTTCTCCGACGAGGCGGTGGCCGCCGTCGAGGACGCCCTCGACGTGCCCGCCGAACGCGGCGACCTCGCGGACGTCCGGACGGTCGGCACCGCCGCCGTGGCGACGAACGAGGGGGTGCTCTGTCACCCCAAATCCCGCGAACCCGAGCTAGAGGCGCTCGAAGAGCTCCTCGACGTGCGCGCCGACATCGGCACCGTCAACTACGGCGCGCCGCTCGTCGGCTCCGGACTGGTCGCCACCGAGACCGGCTACGTCGTCGGCGAGGAGACGACCGGGCCGGAACTCGGCCGCATCGAGGAGACGCTCGGCTACCTCGACTGA
- a CDS encoding 50S ribosomal protein L31e, giving the protein MSASDFEERVITVPLRDVRAVPAHERAGRAMKIIREHLAKHFSVDTEEVRLDPAVNETVWATGRQQPPSKLRVRAARFDEDGERVVEAEPAE; this is encoded by the coding sequence ATGAGCGCAAGCGACTTCGAGGAGCGCGTCATCACGGTCCCGCTCCGAGACGTGAGAGCCGTTCCCGCGCACGAGCGTGCGGGCCGCGCGATGAAGATCATCCGCGAGCACCTCGCGAAGCACTTCTCGGTCGACACCGAGGAGGTCCGCCTCGACCCCGCCGTCAACGAGACGGTGTGGGCGACGGGCCGACAGCAGCCCCCGAGCAAACTGCGCGTCCGCGCCGCTCGATTCGACGAGGACGGCGAGCGAGTTGTCGAGGCCGAGCCGGCCGAATAG
- a CDS encoding 50S ribosomal protein L39e: protein MSKKSKAKKKRLAKLERQNSRVPAWVMMKTDMEVTRNPKRRNWRRSDTDE from the coding sequence ATGAGCAAGAAATCCAAGGCCAAGAAGAAGCGACTGGCCAAACTGGAGCGTCAGAACAGCCGCGTTCCCGCGTGGGTCATGATGAAGACCGACATGGAAGTCACGCGCAACCCGAAGCGCCGCAACTGGCGGCGGAGCGACACGGACGAGTAA
- a CDS encoding DMT family transporter, whose product MRHRTSFVFVLLAAVWGTAFVATDVGLDALPPALFAAVRFDAAAALLFGLALLRGDRLRPASRAEWLPVLTGGALCIGAHHALLFSGQVHVDGAVAAVLLGLIPVVTPALTRLTDAAERLSPIGAAGVLLGFAGVVVIADPDPANLLSSNFLGVGLVLASAVAFALGAVLTHDSRSDLPFVSTQAWMMLVGAALLHATSAALPRESFAAAEWTPSAVAALLYLAVVAGAGGFVLYFWLLDRVGPVEVSLLEYVIPVFAAVAGWGLRGTALDATTVAGFAVIFVGFLLVKRADVRRALGRYGRVGGDATTPRDAD is encoded by the coding sequence ATGCGCCACCGGACTTCCTTCGTCTTCGTTCTCCTCGCGGCCGTCTGGGGCACCGCCTTCGTCGCCACGGACGTGGGTCTCGACGCCCTGCCGCCCGCCCTGTTCGCCGCCGTCCGCTTCGACGCGGCCGCCGCCCTCCTCTTCGGACTCGCACTCCTCCGCGGTGACCGCCTCCGGCCCGCCTCGCGGGCGGAGTGGCTCCCCGTCCTCACCGGCGGCGCCCTCTGCATCGGCGCCCACCACGCCCTCCTGTTCTCCGGGCAGGTGCACGTCGACGGCGCCGTCGCGGCCGTCCTCCTCGGTCTCATCCCCGTCGTCACGCCGGCGCTCACCCGCCTGACCGACGCCGCGGAACGCCTCTCGCCCATCGGGGCGGCCGGCGTCCTCCTCGGATTCGCCGGCGTCGTCGTCATCGCCGACCCCGACCCGGCGAACCTCCTGTCCTCGAACTTCCTCGGCGTCGGCCTCGTCCTCGCATCGGCCGTCGCGTTCGCCCTCGGCGCGGTGCTCACGCACGACTCGCGCTCGGACCTCCCGTTCGTCTCGACGCAGGCGTGGATGATGCTCGTCGGCGCCGCCCTCCTGCACGCGACGAGCGCCGCCCTCCCGCGGGAGTCGTTCGCGGCCGCCGAGTGGACGCCGAGCGCCGTCGCCGCCTTGCTCTACCTCGCCGTCGTCGCCGGGGCGGGCGGGTTCGTGCTGTACTTCTGGCTGCTCGACCGCGTCGGACCGGTCGAAGTGAGCCTCCTGGAGTACGTCATCCCCGTCTTCGCCGCCGTCGCCGGGTGGGGGTTGCGGGGAACGGCGCTCGACGCGACGACGGTCGCCGGGTTCGCCGTCATCTTCGTCGGCTTCCTGCTCGTCAAGCGCGCGGACGTCCGGCGAGCGCTCGGACGGTACGGGCGTGTCGGCGGCGACGCGACGACGCCGCGCGACGCGGATTGA
- the thpR gene encoding RNA 2',3'-cyclic phosphodiesterase: MRLFLSIDLPDSLTEAVASAQQRFAGAEGLRFVAPEQVHVTLKFLGETDEDRLHDVEAAVEAAIEDSGVEAFDATVGGFGVFPSLEYISVVWAGVRDGAGAAEMTALAEAVDRETAARGFGSEDREFTPHVTLARMDDARGKERVQRVVREEDPDVGTFPVREVRLKESVLTDGGPRYETLRRFAL, encoded by the coding sequence ATGCGCCTGTTCCTCAGTATCGACCTGCCCGACTCGCTCACGGAGGCCGTCGCGTCGGCGCAACAGCGGTTCGCCGGCGCCGAGGGGCTCCGGTTCGTCGCCCCCGAGCAGGTCCACGTCACGCTGAAGTTCCTCGGGGAGACGGACGAGGACCGCCTCCACGACGTCGAGGCGGCCGTCGAGGCCGCCATCGAGGACTCGGGCGTCGAGGCGTTCGACGCCACCGTCGGCGGGTTCGGCGTCTTTCCCTCCTTGGAGTACATCAGCGTCGTCTGGGCCGGCGTCCGCGACGGCGCCGGCGCGGCGGAGATGACGGCGCTCGCGGAGGCCGTCGACCGCGAAACAGCCGCCCGTGGCTTCGGCTCGGAGGACCGCGAGTTCACGCCGCACGTGACGCTCGCTCGGATGGACGACGCCCGCGGCAAAGAGCGCGTCCAACGGGTCGTCCGCGAGGAGGACCCCGACGTGGGGACGTTCCCGGTGCGCGAAGTGCGCCTCAAAGAGAGCGTGCTGACCGACGGCGGCCCGCGATACGAGACCCTCCGACGCTTCGCGCTCTGA
- a CDS encoding tetratricopeptide repeat protein has product MAEDGERDRPHRFSEGQGFSEDYEEFTLDPPELNVDPAKVDPVDTRVIADELDERNIAKDEVDVEQLVDVGLSYMQINRFEEATETFERAAQFAEEDSLEAQEAWVNKGAAHAELEEYDEAIGSYREALRIDDDSEHAASAETNLAYALWQFGETEEALEHAERAVEIDPRFGQAWYNRGFFLRERGLNEDAVNAFDNAIRLGMRTADVLEEKVRALEDLGRDDEAEQVQQQADELREQREQELIEDR; this is encoded by the coding sequence ATGGCAGAAGACGGCGAGCGAGACAGACCCCACCGCTTCTCCGAGGGACAGGGGTTCAGCGAGGACTACGAGGAGTTCACGCTCGACCCGCCGGAACTGAACGTCGACCCGGCGAAGGTCGACCCGGTCGACACCCGGGTCATCGCCGACGAACTCGACGAACGGAACATCGCGAAGGACGAAGTCGACGTCGAGCAACTCGTCGACGTCGGCCTCTCGTACATGCAGATAAACCGCTTCGAGGAGGCCACCGAGACGTTCGAGCGGGCCGCGCAGTTCGCCGAGGAGGACTCCCTCGAAGCGCAGGAAGCGTGGGTGAACAAGGGCGCCGCGCACGCCGAGTTAGAGGAGTACGACGAGGCCATCGGCTCCTACCGCGAGGCGCTCCGCATCGACGACGACTCCGAGCACGCCGCCTCCGCGGAGACGAACCTCGCCTACGCCCTCTGGCAGTTCGGCGAGACCGAGGAGGCCCTCGAGCACGCCGAACGCGCCGTCGAGATAGACCCCCGCTTCGGGCAGGCGTGGTACAACCGCGGCTTCTTCCTGCGGGAACGCGGTCTGAACGAGGACGCCGTCAACGCCTTCGACAACGCGATTCGACTGGGGATGCGCACCGCCGACGTGCTGGAAGAGAAGGTCCGCGCGCTGGAGGACCTCGGCCGCGACGACGAGGCCGAACAGGTCCAACAGCAGGCCGACGAACTCCGGGAGCAACGCGAACAGGAACTCATCGAGGACCGGTGA
- a CDS encoding DUF424 domain-containing protein, translating into MLLRERDTPEGLLVSVCDRDCLGETYEDGPVSLDVTEEFYGGEEADDADAQAVVDSLTRATVANIVGERAVEVAVDAGIVDEESVLDVGETRHAQLLWMR; encoded by the coding sequence ATGCTCCTCCGCGAGCGGGACACCCCGGAAGGACTGCTCGTCTCGGTCTGCGACCGCGACTGCCTCGGCGAGACGTACGAGGACGGCCCGGTGTCACTCGACGTGACCGAGGAGTTCTACGGCGGCGAGGAGGCCGACGACGCGGACGCCCAGGCCGTCGTCGACAGTCTCACGCGCGCGACGGTGGCGAACATCGTCGGCGAACGCGCCGTCGAAGTCGCCGTCGACGCCGGCATCGTCGACGAGGAGTCGGTTCTCGACGTGGGCGAGACGCGCCACGCCCAACTGCTCTGGATGCGGTAG
- a CDS encoding YdeI/OmpD-associated family protein translates to MHPIFFDSREEFREWLEENHDAAEELWIGYYKVDAERSGISYDESVEEAVCYGWIDGLINGIDDTRYKRRFTPRKPDSKWSKKNTERVQKMLDAEKMTPAGMESVEAAKESGEWANAYRLSDDHAIPDALETALQANEAAWKNFRAFSNTDQHAFISLVEAAKTEATKRRRIDRAVELAERNLRAYGRDSTRRL, encoded by the coding sequence GTGCACCCGATTTTCTTCGACTCGCGTGAGGAGTTTCGCGAGTGGTTAGAGGAGAACCACGACGCGGCCGAGGAACTCTGGATCGGCTACTACAAAGTCGACGCCGAGCGGTCAGGAATCAGCTACGATGAGTCCGTCGAGGAGGCGGTCTGTTACGGCTGGATCGATGGTCTGATCAACGGCATCGACGACACGCGGTACAAACGGCGATTCACGCCCCGAAAGCCCGATAGCAAGTGGTCGAAGAAGAACACCGAACGCGTCCAGAAGATGCTCGACGCCGAGAAAATGACGCCGGCGGGGATGGAATCCGTCGAGGCGGCGAAGGAGTCGGGTGAGTGGGCGAACGCCTACCGTCTCTCCGACGACCACGCGATTCCCGACGCGTTGGAAACGGCGTTGCAAGCGAACGAAGCGGCCTGGAAGAACTTCCGGGCCTTCTCGAACACCGACCAGCACGCCTTCATCTCGCTCGTCGAAGCGGCGAAGACCGAGGCGACGAAACGGAGGCGAATCGACCGAGCAGTCGAACTGGCGGAGCGAAACCTGCGGGCGTACGGTCGAGATAGTACACGTCGCCTGTAG
- the sufS gene encoding bifunctional cysteine desulfurase/selenocysteine lyase SufS, producing MQESYPIDVASIREDFPILDRKVGGDFTVPGEGEDDDLPLVYLDNAATSQTPKQVVDAIVDYYYGYNSNVHRGIHHLSQEASVAYENAHDRVAEFVGAAGREEIVFTKNTTEAMNLVAYAWGLEELGEGDTVVLTEMEHHASLVTWQQIAKKTGASVEYIGVDEEGRLDMDHAAELIDEDVKMVSTVHVSNTLGTINPVAELAEMAHEAGAYVFVDGAQAVPTRPVDVKEIDADFYAFSGHKMLGPTGIGVLYGKEEILEEMSPYLYGGEMIRSVTYEDSTWEDLPWKFEAGTPVIEQGIALHAAIDYLDDIGMENVQAHEELLAEYAYDRLTELDDVEIYGPPGDDRGGLVAFNLDGVHAHDLSSILNDHAVAVRAGDHCTQPLHDKLGVAASTRASFYVYNTFEEIDKLVEAVDDARQLFA from the coding sequence GTGCAGGAATCGTACCCGATAGACGTCGCGTCCATCCGCGAGGATTTCCCCATCCTCGACCGGAAGGTCGGCGGCGACTTCACGGTACCCGGCGAGGGTGAGGACGACGACCTACCCCTGGTGTATCTCGACAACGCGGCGACCAGTCAGACGCCGAAGCAGGTGGTCGACGCCATCGTCGACTACTACTACGGCTACAACTCCAACGTCCACCGCGGCATCCACCACCTCAGTCAGGAGGCCTCGGTCGCGTACGAGAACGCCCACGACCGGGTGGCGGAGTTCGTCGGCGCCGCCGGGCGCGAGGAGATAGTGTTCACGAAGAACACGACGGAGGCGATGAACCTGGTCGCCTACGCGTGGGGCCTCGAAGAACTCGGCGAGGGCGATACGGTCGTCCTCACGGAGATGGAACACCACGCCTCCTTGGTCACCTGGCAGCAGATAGCCAAGAAGACGGGTGCGTCCGTCGAGTACATCGGCGTCGACGAGGAGGGCCGCCTCGACATGGACCACGCGGCCGAACTCATCGACGAGGACGTGAAGATGGTCTCTACCGTCCACGTCTCGAACACGCTCGGAACCATCAACCCCGTCGCCGAACTGGCCGAGATGGCCCACGAGGCGGGCGCGTACGTCTTCGTCGACGGCGCGCAGGCCGTCCCGACGCGACCGGTCGACGTGAAGGAGATCGACGCCGACTTTTACGCCTTCTCGGGGCACAAGATGCTCGGGCCGACGGGCATCGGCGTCCTCTACGGCAAGGAGGAGATTCTCGAGGAGATGTCGCCGTACCTCTACGGCGGCGAGATGATACGCAGCGTCACCTACGAGGACTCGACGTGGGAGGACCTCCCGTGGAAGTTCGAGGCGGGCACGCCCGTCATCGAACAGGGCATCGCGCTCCACGCGGCCATCGACTACCTCGACGACATCGGGATGGAGAACGTGCAGGCGCACGAAGAACTGCTCGCGGAGTACGCCTACGACCGACTGACCGAACTCGACGACGTGGAGATATACGGCCCGCCGGGTGACGACCGCGGCGGACTCGTGGCGTTCAACCTCGACGGGGTCCACGCCCACGACCTCTCCAGCATCCTCAACGACCACGCCGTCGCCGTCCGCGCCGGCGACCACTGCACGCAACCTCTGCACGACAAACTCGGCGTGGCCGCCTCGACGCGCGCGTCGTTCTACGTCTACAACACCTTCGAGGAGATAGACAAACTCGTGGAGGCCGTCGACGACGCTCGGCAGTTGTTCGCCTGA
- a CDS encoding DUF6159 family protein, with product MAGRFSRGLDVVDASVDVFRDNPRLALLPALSLLSVGSAFAVAVGVALRYGTVEAFLTNDLLRYAGVFVAIAVSSSAGTFFNAAVVHCAARYFDGEDPTVRDGLAAAWRARRTIALWSVTAATLGTVLYVVDEKFGVFGSLARVLFDLAWALLTFFVVPVIVLEDTASLRAVLRESGDAFRETWGESVSATVGVSVAFLPAGLLGVGALAWAYFAAGGVAAYVVGAAGFVLLVASMVAAQVVGMVARTALYRYATTGERVGPWARRNPESAFPSE from the coding sequence ATGGCAGGACGATTCAGCCGCGGACTCGACGTCGTCGACGCCAGCGTCGACGTCTTCCGCGATAACCCTCGGCTAGCCCTCCTCCCCGCCCTGAGCCTCCTCTCCGTCGGGAGCGCCTTCGCCGTCGCCGTCGGCGTCGCCCTGCGGTACGGGACGGTGGAGGCGTTTCTCACGAACGACCTCCTCCGCTACGCGGGCGTGTTCGTCGCAATCGCCGTCTCTTCGAGCGCAGGGACGTTCTTCAACGCCGCAGTCGTCCACTGCGCGGCGCGGTACTTCGACGGCGAGGACCCGACGGTCCGCGACGGACTCGCGGCGGCGTGGCGCGCCCGCCGGACGATAGCGCTCTGGTCGGTCACCGCCGCGACGCTCGGAACGGTCCTGTACGTCGTCGACGAGAAGTTCGGCGTCTTCGGCTCCCTCGCGCGCGTCCTGTTCGACCTCGCGTGGGCGCTCCTGACGTTCTTCGTCGTCCCGGTCATCGTTCTCGAAGACACGGCGAGTCTCCGAGCGGTCCTCCGCGAGAGCGGCGACGCGTTCCGGGAGACGTGGGGCGAGAGCGTCTCCGCCACCGTCGGCGTCTCCGTCGCGTTCCTCCCCGCGGGACTCCTCGGCGTCGGCGCCCTCGCGTGGGCGTACTTCGCCGCCGGCGGCGTCGCGGCCTACGTCGTCGGCGCGGCCGGGTTCGTCCTCCTCGTCGCCTCGATGGTCGCAGCGCAGGTGGTCGGGATGGTCGCCCGCACCGCCCTCTACCGGTACGCCACCACCGGCGAACGGGTCGGCCCGTGGGCCCGCCGAAATCCGGAGTCGGCGTTCCCCTCGGAGTAG
- a CDS encoding mechanosensitive ion channel domain-containing protein: MFQTTVSVVGVVRGTFAEFVAGLRAAIPNALGGIVFLVLAYVVIRVALWALRGTLDALYPDEQDLVVSLGVTVAGLFLWFGAALAFFKIVGMGDVAASLGTATGFVALGVSYALSDMIADTVAGVYLLRDPDFNPGDRVESDPATGVVESIGLRKSRFRDDEGDTVVVANREVEKKWRRMESR, encoded by the coding sequence GTGTTTCAGACGACTGTCTCGGTTGTCGGCGTCGTCCGCGGGACGTTCGCGGAGTTCGTCGCCGGCCTTCGGGCGGCGATTCCGAACGCTCTCGGTGGTATCGTCTTCCTCGTCCTCGCCTACGTCGTCATCAGGGTCGCGCTGTGGGCGCTTCGGGGGACACTCGACGCCCTCTACCCGGACGAACAGGACCTCGTGGTCAGCCTCGGCGTCACCGTCGCCGGCCTGTTCCTCTGGTTCGGCGCGGCGCTGGCGTTCTTCAAAATCGTCGGCATGGGAGACGTGGCGGCGAGTCTCGGCACCGCGACGGGGTTCGTCGCGCTGGGCGTCTCCTACGCGCTGTCGGATATGATAGCGGACACGGTTGCGGGCGTCTACCTGCTCCGCGACCCCGACTTCAATCCGGGCGACCGCGTGGAGTCGGACCCTGCGACGGGCGTCGTCGAGTCCATCGGCCTGCGCAAGAGTCGGTTCCGCGACGACGAGGGCGACACCGTCGTCGTCGCCAACCGCGAGGTGGAGAAGAAGTGGCGGCGGATGGAGTCGAGGTGA
- the sufU gene encoding Fe-S cluster assembly sulfur transfer protein SufU, producing MGMGSDMYRQQILDHYKNPRNKGEMEEPTFSHTGENPSCGDTITMQVKLEDDGETIEFVAFNGDGCAISQASASMLSERLQGTTLSELEKMDTDDVTEMLGVDISPMRIKCAVLARQVAQDGAAVYEGEADEEKTTTELDD from the coding sequence ATGGGTATGGGCTCGGACATGTATCGACAGCAGATTCTGGACCACTACAAGAACCCCCGGAACAAGGGCGAGATGGAGGAGCCGACGTTCTCGCACACCGGGGAGAACCCCTCCTGCGGCGACACCATCACGATGCAGGTGAAACTCGAAGACGACGGGGAGACCATCGAGTTCGTCGCGTTCAACGGCGACGGCTGCGCCATCAGTCAGGCCTCGGCAAGCATGCTCTCGGAGCGACTCCAGGGGACGACGCTGTCGGAACTGGAGAAGATGGACACCGACGACGTGACGGAGATGCTCGGCGTCGACATCTCGCCGATGCGCATCAAGTGCGCCGTCCTCGCCCGGCAGGTGGCGCAGGACGGCGCTGCCGTCTACGAGGGCGAGGCCGACGAGGAGAAGACGACGACCGAACTCGACGACTGA
- a CDS encoding class I SAM-dependent methyltransferase, which translates to MKGDFRRYLAAKESVDDRAFAPGVRRLVRSDLAGRPDGLRLLDAGTGTGSFLRRLLAWDVPDLAYVAVDADGVNLDLARERVAATAPAAGYAVDSIDSEGDGDGDHEADFDFAVPGETVGSLSLRGENAIDVRFVRGDALDAADAGGWDFVVAQAFVDLLDPAGVDRLLDGLAPGGRFYFPITFDGGTAFAPPHDADDAVLSAYHATMDGGDRLGSRAGRVLERRLDARGIDYVAADADWSVRPVDGGDGPAGRRDYPADEAYFLRVLVDTVADAVGVRVDEGRRRRWHRARRRELDARRLSYTARNRDVTGVV; encoded by the coding sequence GTGAAGGGCGACTTCCGGCGCTACCTCGCGGCGAAGGAGTCCGTCGACGACCGGGCGTTCGCCCCCGGCGTGCGCCGCCTCGTCCGGTCGGACCTCGCCGGCCGGCCGGACGGCCTCCGCCTCTTGGACGCCGGGACGGGCACGGGGTCGTTTCTCCGCCGCCTCCTCGCGTGGGACGTCCCGGACCTCGCGTACGTCGCCGTCGACGCCGACGGCGTGAACCTCGACCTCGCCCGCGAACGCGTCGCGGCGACGGCGCCGGCGGCCGGATACGCCGTCGACTCCATCGACAGCGAAGGCGATGGCGACGGCGACCACGAGGCCGACTTCGATTTCGCCGTCCCGGGCGAGACCGTGGGGTCGCTGTCGCTGAGGGGGGAGAACGCTATCGACGTGCGCTTCGTCCGCGGCGACGCCCTCGACGCCGCCGACGCGGGCGGGTGGGACTTCGTCGTCGCGCAGGCGTTCGTGGACCTCCTCGACCCGGCGGGCGTGGACCGCCTCCTCGACGGCCTCGCTCCCGGCGGTCGGTTCTACTTCCCCATCACCTTCGACGGCGGCACCGCGTTCGCGCCGCCCCACGACGCCGACGACGCCGTCCTCTCGGCGTACCACGCGACGATGGACGGCGGGGACCGCCTCGGGTCGCGGGCGGGACGGGTGCTGGAGCGACGTCTCGACGCGCGCGGTATCGACTACGTCGCGGCCGACGCCGACTGGTCGGTGCGACCGGTCGACGGCGGGGACGGTCCGGCCGGTCGGCGCGACTACCCGGCCGACGAGGCGTACTTCCTCCGTGTCCTCGTGGACACGGTGGCCGACGCCGTCGGCGTCCGCGTCGACGAGGGGAGGCGACGCCGGTGGCACCGCGCGCGGCGGCGGGAACTCGACGCTCGTCGGTTGTCGTACACGGCGAGAAACAGGGACGTGACCGGGGTCGTGTGA
- a CDS encoding glycosyltransferase family 4 protein, with product MRVALVVPGSLDAASGGFAYDRALVDGLRAAGETVRVVSIPWRRYPLGVVDSLVPRRLFSSKFAPDVVLADELAHPALLGRCTDLGTPDAAPVVALVHHLRCDAVDGLDATVARTLERRFLDRCDAAVCTSRPTAESVERRASGLRTHVAPPADAQFDPNVTAADVGRRARRDPFRVAFVGNLLPRKGILALLDALAGLDEPWLATLVGAHPDETHLRRVRERIRRRGLGDRVHIAGSLSTDETAAVLRESHVFAMPSAHEGFGIAYLEAMGFGLPAVASASGGASDLVDDSTGVLVAPGDVGGVREALAGFAADRDRLAAAGRAALDRYEVHPPWSETVAGVRRFLREVVDRHDAGDGGFPRAETPPAGRGS from the coding sequence ATGCGCGTCGCCCTCGTCGTCCCCGGGTCGCTCGACGCCGCCTCGGGCGGGTTCGCTTACGACCGAGCGCTCGTCGACGGCCTCCGCGCCGCAGGCGAGACGGTCCGCGTCGTCTCCATCCCGTGGCGGCGCTACCCGCTCGGCGTCGTCGACTCGCTGGTCCCTCGACGGCTCTTCTCGTCGAAGTTCGCCCCGGACGTCGTCCTCGCGGACGAACTCGCCCACCCGGCGCTGCTCGGCCGCTGCACCGACCTCGGTACGCCCGACGCCGCGCCCGTCGTCGCCCTCGTCCACCACCTCCGCTGCGACGCCGTCGACGGACTCGACGCTACCGTCGCGCGGACGCTCGAACGGCGCTTCCTCGACCGCTGCGACGCCGCCGTCTGCACGAGTCGCCCGACCGCGGAGTCGGTCGAACGCCGCGCGTCCGGCCTCCGAACGCACGTCGCGCCGCCCGCGGACGCGCAGTTCGACCCGAACGTGACCGCCGCCGACGTCGGCCGGCGCGCTCGGCGAGACCCGTTCCGCGTCGCCTTCGTCGGCAACCTCCTCCCGCGGAAGGGAATCCTCGCGCTCCTCGACGCACTCGCCGGACTGGACGAACCGTGGCTCGCCACGCTGGTCGGCGCTCACCCGGACGAAACCCACCTGCGCCGCGTCCGCGAGCGGATTCGGCGGCGCGGACTCGGCGACCGGGTCCACATCGCGGGGTCGCTCTCGACCGACGAGACGGCCGCGGTCCTCCGCGAGAGCCACGTCTTCGCGATGCCCTCCGCCCACGAGGGGTTCGGCATCGCCTACCTCGAAGCGATGGGGTTCGGCCTCCCGGCCGTCGCCTCGGCGTCCGGCGGGGCGTCCGACCTCGTCGACGACTCGACCGGCGTCCTCGTCGCGCCGGGCGACGTGGGGGGCGTCCGCGAGGCTCTCGCCGGGTTCGCCGCGGACAGAGACCGACTCGCGGCGGCGGGCCGGGCCGCCCTCGACCGGTACGAGGTGCACCCCCCGTGGTCGGAGACGGTAGCGGGCGTCCGACGCTTCCTCCGGGAGGTCGTCGACCGTCACGACGCCGGAGACGGCGGATTCCCGCGGGCCGAGACGCCACCCGCGGGGAGAGGGTCGTGA
- a CDS encoding 6-pyruvoyl trahydropterin synthase family protein, whose product MYAVTVVRPFVARHALTVPNPGPEGDPHSHRYRLEVELTGETLNEYDYLVDIDAVESALDGVEERYADAFLNDLPEFEGYNPSVERFARVVHDRLAAELDAEAASEATVTVWEDDAANAAYTAPF is encoded by the coding sequence ATGTACGCCGTGACCGTCGTTCGGCCCTTCGTCGCCCGGCACGCGCTGACCGTTCCGAACCCCGGTCCCGAGGGCGACCCCCACTCGCACCGATACCGACTGGAGGTCGAACTGACGGGCGAGACGCTGAACGAGTACGACTACCTGGTCGATATCGACGCCGTGGAGTCGGCGCTCGACGGCGTTGAGGAGCGCTACGCCGACGCCTTCCTGAACGACCTACCGGAGTTCGAGGGGTACAACCCGAGCGTCGAGCGGTTCGCGCGGGTCGTCCACGACCGTCTGGCCGCCGAACTCGACGCCGAGGCGGCGTCGGAGGCGACGGTCACCGTCTGGGAGGACGACGCGGCGAACGCCGCCTACACCGCCCCGTTCTGA